The following coding sequences are from one Tistrella mobilis window:
- a CDS encoding MFS transporter: protein MERVIRLRLAVLFLEKFAEAAIFPFMALLFAERLGTGTAGLLIFAAFAGATVAGIWAGHLADTRGRRRVLVPAEAGRALAAAALALAVLPETRAADPVLAAWIAALPFLALAIAAGISTPTAEATVIDLATPERRRQIYGAVYWVTNVARATGTLAGAAAYGLWFGWLLAGIAGLAAAVTLALALALVETRPVERPAPFRPAEMLAGYAEVLRDRLFLRYAAGVALSLAVAAQLAHYVAVRLGSLPGTITLIDWSGLHLALDGPGLFGLLRIENGLMVVALAPLVQILARNMSDTGRLTIGFALFAAGFWVLGWSTDAWLLIGFTALFTVGELLYAPPKLALMAALAPEAGRSRAAAVMNLGFRLALMTGAAGVAAVGHVPPQVMAALFLAGGLLAGWLLVDVARRVDGAAVAGRAAGR from the coding sequence ATGGAACGGGTGATCCGGCTCCGCCTGGCGGTGCTCTTCCTCGAAAAATTCGCCGAGGCCGCCATCTTCCCCTTCATGGCGCTGCTGTTCGCCGAACGCCTCGGCACCGGCACGGCCGGGCTGCTGATCTTCGCGGCCTTCGCAGGCGCGACGGTGGCGGGCATCTGGGCCGGGCATCTGGCCGATACCCGCGGCCGGCGCCGGGTGCTGGTGCCGGCCGAAGCCGGCCGGGCGCTGGCTGCCGCCGCACTCGCACTTGCGGTGCTGCCCGAAACCCGCGCCGCCGACCCGGTGCTCGCCGCCTGGATCGCCGCCCTGCCTTTCCTCGCCCTCGCCATCGCGGCCGGCATCTCCACCCCCACCGCCGAGGCGACGGTGATCGACCTTGCAACGCCCGAACGGCGGCGGCAGATCTATGGCGCGGTCTACTGGGTGACCAATGTCGCGCGCGCCACCGGCACGCTGGCCGGGGCGGCGGCCTATGGCCTGTGGTTCGGCTGGCTGCTCGCCGGCATCGCCGGGCTCGCGGCGGCCGTGACGCTCGCGCTCGCGCTCGCCCTGGTCGAGACCCGGCCGGTGGAGCGGCCCGCCCCCTTCCGACCGGCCGAGATGCTGGCGGGCTATGCCGAGGTGCTGCGCGACCGGCTGTTCCTGCGCTATGCCGCAGGCGTGGCGCTCTCGCTGGCGGTGGCGGCCCAGCTCGCCCATTACGTGGCGGTGCGGCTGGGCAGCCTGCCCGGAACGATCACGCTGATCGACTGGTCGGGCCTGCATCTGGCGCTCGACGGCCCCGGCCTGTTCGGCCTGCTCCGGATCGAAAACGGGCTGATGGTGGTGGCCCTGGCGCCGCTGGTTCAGATCCTGGCGCGGAACATGTCGGATACCGGCCGCCTGACCATCGGTTTCGCGCTCTTCGCCGCCGGGTTCTGGGTGCTGGGCTGGTCGACGGATGCCTGGCTGCTGATCGGCTTCACCGCCCTGTTCACGGTGGGCGAACTGCTTTATGCCCCGCCCAAGCTGGCGCTGATGGCCGCACTGGCGCCCGAAGCCGGCCGCAGCCGGGCGGCGGCGGTGATGAATCTGGGCTTCCGCCTGGCGCTGATGACCGGGGCCGCCGGTGTCGCCGCGGTCGGCCATGTCCCGCCCCAGGTGATGGCGGCGCTGTTCCTGGCCGGCGGCCTGCTGGCCGGCTGGCTTCTGGTCGATGTCGCCCGCCGGGTGGACGGCGCCGCGGTCGCCGGCCGGGCGGCAGGCAGATGA
- a CDS encoding C45 family peptidase: protein MSLVQPTRRPTAAELLSGLAWPIRARGPARARGRSIGQALGPAIRAFLDEDVAHLDRLRPEPLGREAARRLALTFAAPIADLLPEVMAEIEGLAEGAGIPLADALILQLRRELAAPGTGPVVAGAAQPEDRSGGLEGCTTLAFTGADGRSLIAQTADLPGDMDGLGTVLDLDGDGPGGRSLAWAPLGQLGFLGLNQAGLAIGINMVVAPGWQVAPPPYLIVRHLLGLADADAAEAAIARLPRATSRCYTLADGTGHRMIETTIDSCRRLDPDPGLPQARLAHCNHYLHPDLAPLDRVPAWSSTRLRTARLDEIFAQSPWAEGAAEADDARAVLADHANAPLSICAHGRNSPRLGRTVASVILDPAARRMDVALGTACDTPFTTHRLEDASWNG from the coding sequence ATGAGCCTGGTTCAGCCCACCCGCCGCCCGACCGCGGCAGAGCTGCTTTCGGGCCTGGCCTGGCCGATCCGCGCCCGGGGGCCGGCGCGGGCGCGGGGCCGCAGCATCGGCCAGGCCCTCGGCCCGGCGATCCGCGCCTTTCTGGACGAGGATGTCGCCCATCTGGACCGGCTGCGGCCGGAACCGCTGGGCCGCGAGGCCGCGCGGCGGCTGGCGCTCACCTTCGCAGCCCCGATCGCCGATCTGCTGCCCGAGGTGATGGCAGAGATCGAGGGCCTGGCCGAGGGCGCCGGCATCCCGCTTGCCGATGCGCTGATCCTGCAGTTGAGGCGCGAGCTTGCCGCCCCCGGCACCGGGCCGGTGGTTGCAGGGGCCGCACAGCCCGAAGACCGGTCGGGCGGGCTCGAAGGCTGCACCACGCTTGCCTTCACCGGCGCGGACGGCCGCTCGCTGATCGCCCAGACCGCCGATCTGCCGGGCGATATGGACGGGCTCGGCACCGTGCTCGACCTGGATGGCGACGGGCCGGGCGGGCGGTCGCTCGCCTGGGCGCCGCTCGGCCAGCTGGGCTTTCTGGGCCTCAACCAGGCCGGGCTCGCCATCGGCATCAACATGGTCGTCGCCCCCGGCTGGCAGGTGGCACCGCCGCCCTATCTGATCGTTCGCCATCTGCTGGGCCTGGCCGATGCCGATGCGGCAGAAGCCGCCATCGCCCGCCTGCCGCGCGCCACCTCGCGCTGCTACACCCTGGCCGACGGCACCGGCCATCGGATGATCGAGACCACCATCGACAGCTGCCGGCGGCTCGATCCCGATCCGGGCCTGCCCCAGGCGCGGCTTGCCCATTGCAATCACTACCTGCATCCCGATCTGGCGCCGCTCGACCGGGTGCCGGCCTGGTCGTCCACCCGTCTGCGGACGGCGCGGCTGGACGAGATCTTCGCCCAAAGCCCCTGGGCGGAGGGTGCTGCCGAAGCCGATGACGCGCGGGCCGTGCTCGCCGATCATGCCAATGCACCGCTGTCGATCTGCGCCCATGGCCGCAACAGCCCGCGGCTGGGCCGCACGGTCGCAAGCGTGATCCTGGACCCGGCCGCCCGGCGGATGGACGTTGCCCTCGGCACCGCCTGCGATACCCCCTTCACCACCCACAGGCTGGAGGATGCGTCATGGAACGGGTGA
- a CDS encoding ATP-grasp domain-containing protein, with translation MPSPSSHPSPAAAARPLDRRAPAVLILVRDLTADVAAFDEALRARGARPIIRRPEALTIRIDGRRPVILEADGSPLTPDACLGWTSLAARDAGLWLLKALEMAGVPVMNRAAVLDAGQLKPTLSLRLAAAGLPHARTLIAGADADPDALIAGLGLPMVVKPCLGTKGGGVGPLGHRAELIARLAEAGAARLPLYLQEFLPNDGSDLRIQCVDHRPVYAFRRHAAPGAFVANLHAGGRAEALTSIPPALARLATAAARAVDAPLAGVDLIEVPGRGPVILEVNMTPGIYTAATLAGPNRPVLEPLARQAVDLLAQSLIRLAGDSLRRRQAA, from the coding sequence ATGCCCTCCCCCTCATCGCACCCCTCCCCCGCCGCTGCCGCACGTCCGCTCGACCGGCGGGCCCCGGCCGTGCTGATCCTGGTGCGCGACCTGACCGCCGATGTCGCCGCCTTCGACGAGGCGCTGCGGGCACGCGGCGCCCGCCCGATCATCCGCCGCCCGGAAGCCCTCACCATCCGCATCGACGGTCGCCGGCCGGTGATCCTGGAAGCGGATGGCAGCCCGCTCACCCCCGATGCCTGCCTGGGCTGGACATCGCTCGCGGCACGCGATGCCGGGCTCTGGCTGCTCAAGGCGCTGGAAATGGCCGGGGTACCGGTGATGAACCGGGCAGCCGTGCTCGATGCCGGCCAGCTGAAGCCCACCCTGTCGCTCCGCCTCGCCGCCGCCGGCCTGCCCCATGCCCGCACCCTGATCGCGGGCGCCGATGCCGACCCGGATGCGCTGATCGCCGGGCTTGGCCTGCCGATGGTGGTGAAACCCTGCCTGGGCACCAAGGGCGGCGGGGTCGGCCCGCTCGGCCACCGCGCCGAGCTGATCGCCCGTCTGGCCGAGGCCGGGGCCGCGCGACTGCCGCTCTATCTTCAGGAATTCCTGCCCAATGACGGCAGCGATCTGCGCATTCAATGCGTCGATCACCGGCCGGTCTATGCCTTCCGCCGCCACGCCGCCCCGGGGGCCTTCGTCGCCAATCTGCATGCCGGCGGCAGGGCCGAAGCGCTGACCAGCATCCCGCCCGCCCTCGCCCGCCTTGCCACGGCGGCGGCGCGCGCGGTCGATGCGCCGCTCGCCGGTGTCGACCTGATCGAGGTGCCGGGTCGTGGCCCGGTGATCCTGGAGGTCAACATGACGCCCGGCATCTATACCGCCGCGACCCTTGCCGGGCCGAACCGCCCGGTGCTGGAGCCGCTGGCACGTCAGGCGGTCGACCTGCTGGCCCAGAGCCTGATCCGCCTGGCCGGCGACAGCCTCAGGCGGAGGCAGGCGGCATGA
- a CDS encoding MATE family efflux transporter, with protein MRAFTISAPEIMTGIASPAAGAQNPFVREAPFVREVRATFALAWPIVLTNLAQMAITTTDVLVIGRLGPEALAAATLGANLYFALFIYGMGLAMATAPMLAQAVGARLGMVRDLRRTVRQGLWLCLAVSTAWILVLGQTETILRAMGQAPDLAAAAAVYVDTLRWGILPALWFVVLRNFISALGRPRPAMVITIAAVAVNAVLDLGLVLGHFGLPALGLEGAGIASTLANIFLFGALALVTLADRRFNRFALYGRWWRADWPRLREMLKIGLPISLTMGFEVTVFNAAAFLMGLIGTNQLAAHAIALQLAAVTFMVPMGVAQAGTVRVGIAAGRGDAGRIREAGRAAILLGIGFMALSAVVMLTMPRTLIGFFLDGNDPAVAETTAIAVGFLGIAAIFQLADGAQAVGAGLLRGLKDTAVPMIYAGFGYWGVGLGVGSGLAFGLDMGGTGLWIGLASGLATVAVLMLTRWTRRHRLGLVPAGAAGMRTPPAPRALPEVA; from the coding sequence GTGCGCGCATTCACCATTTCGGCACCAGAGATCATGACCGGCATCGCTTCCCCCGCGGCCGGCGCACAGAACCCGTTCGTGCGCGAGGCCCCGTTCGTGCGCGAGGTAAGGGCGACCTTCGCCCTCGCCTGGCCAATCGTGCTGACCAACCTCGCCCAGATGGCGATCACCACCACCGATGTGCTGGTGATCGGCCGGCTGGGCCCCGAGGCGCTGGCGGCTGCCACCCTCGGCGCCAATCTCTATTTCGCGCTGTTCATCTACGGCATGGGCCTCGCCATGGCCACCGCCCCGATGCTCGCCCAGGCGGTGGGCGCCAGGCTGGGCATGGTCCGCGATCTCAGGCGCACCGTGCGTCAGGGGCTGTGGCTTTGCCTTGCCGTCTCGACCGCCTGGATCCTGGTGCTGGGCCAGACGGAGACCATCCTGCGGGCCATGGGCCAGGCGCCCGATCTGGCCGCCGCCGCCGCGGTCTATGTCGACACGCTGCGCTGGGGCATCCTGCCGGCGCTGTGGTTCGTGGTGCTGCGCAACTTCATCTCGGCCCTCGGCCGGCCGCGGCCTGCGATGGTGATCACCATCGCGGCGGTCGCGGTCAACGCCGTGCTCGATCTGGGCCTGGTGCTGGGGCATTTCGGCCTGCCGGCCCTGGGGCTGGAAGGGGCCGGCATCGCCAGCACGCTCGCCAACATCTTCCTGTTCGGCGCGCTGGCGCTGGTCACCCTGGCCGACCGCCGCTTCAACCGCTTCGCGCTCTATGGCCGCTGGTGGCGGGCGGACTGGCCGCGGCTTCGCGAGATGCTGAAGATCGGCCTGCCGATCAGCCTGACCATGGGTTTCGAGGTGACGGTCTTCAACGCCGCCGCCTTCCTGATGGGGCTGATCGGCACCAACCAGCTCGCCGCCCACGCCATCGCGCTGCAGCTGGCCGCCGTCACCTTCATGGTGCCGATGGGGGTGGCCCAGGCGGGCACCGTGCGGGTCGGCATCGCCGCCGGCCGGGGCGATGCCGGGCGGATCCGCGAAGCGGGCCGGGCCGCCATCCTGCTCGGCATCGGCTTCATGGCGCTCTCGGCGGTGGTGATGCTGACCATGCCCCGCACGCTGATCGGTTTCTTCCTGGACGGCAACGATCCGGCGGTGGCCGAGACCACGGCGATCGCGGTCGGCTTCCTGGGCATCGCGGCCATCTTCCAGCTGGCCGACGGCGCCCAGGCGGTGGGGGCGGGCCTGCTTCGCGGGCTCAAGGACACAGCCGTTCCCATGATCTATGCCGGCTTCGGTTATTGGGGCGTGGGGCTGGGGGTGGGCTCTGGCCTCGCCTTCGGGCTGGACATGGGCGGCACCGGGCTCTGGATCGGCCTGGCCTCAGGCCTCGCCACCGTGGCGGTGCTGATGCTGACGCGCTGGACCCGGCGCCACCGGCTGGGGCTCGTCCCCGCCGGTGCCGCCGGCATGCGGACCCCGCCCGCGCCCCGCGCACTTCCCGAGGTCGCTTGA
- a CDS encoding EamA family transporter, with amino-acid sequence MVETWVVVTAAAAALQASRTALQQRLRGLLSVQGAGFVRYAYGAPVSLAALGVVAASPAGVPDLTLAHAGWCALAGIAQILGTNLLIMSFGARGFAVGTVYSKAETVIVALVGWAVLGEALAATAWAGILVCMAGVVALATRGNREGLKALARGAGDRAALYGLGAGAMFAVASVCIRAGALELGQGDAFPRAIATLAVMNSIQAVLMGVWLLAREPATFTAVFRTWRSSSLVGLLSVTGSAGWAWAMTLETAALVRAFGQVELVFTVIMGRLLLGETPKAADIPGSLAVILGVLLVLLA; translated from the coding sequence ATGGTCGAAACCTGGGTGGTGGTCACGGCGGCCGCGGCCGCGCTGCAGGCGTCGCGCACGGCGCTTCAGCAGCGGCTGCGCGGGCTGCTGAGCGTTCAGGGCGCAGGCTTCGTGCGCTATGCCTATGGTGCGCCGGTCTCGCTGGCGGCGCTCGGGGTCGTTGCGGCCTCTCCCGCCGGTGTGCCGGATCTGACGCTCGCCCATGCCGGCTGGTGCGCGCTGGCCGGCATCGCCCAGATCCTGGGGACCAATCTGCTGATCATGTCCTTCGGTGCCCGCGGCTTCGCGGTCGGCACGGTCTATTCCAAGGCCGAAACCGTGATCGTGGCCCTGGTCGGCTGGGCGGTGCTGGGAGAGGCCCTGGCCGCCACGGCCTGGGCCGGCATTCTGGTCTGCATGGCCGGGGTGGTGGCGCTGGCCACCCGCGGCAACCGCGAGGGGCTGAAGGCCCTGGCCCGCGGCGCCGGCGACCGGGCGGCACTTTACGGGCTGGGGGCGGGGGCGATGTTCGCCGTCGCATCGGTCTGCATCCGGGCGGGTGCGCTGGAGCTGGGGCAGGGCGACGCCTTTCCGCGGGCGATCGCGACACTGGCGGTGATGAACTCCATCCAGGCCGTGCTGATGGGCGTCTGGCTGCTGGCCCGCGAGCCTGCAACCTTCACCGCCGTGTTCCGCACCTGGCGCAGTTCCTCGCTGGTGGGCCTGCTCAGCGTCACCGGTTCGGCCGGCTGGGCCTGGGCCATGACGCTGGAGACCGCGGCGCTGGTGCGCGCCTTCGGCCAGGTGGAACTGGTCTTCACCGTGATCATGGGCCGGCTGCTGCTGGGCGAAACGCCCAAGGCCGCCGACATTCCCGGAAGCCTGGCGGTGATCCTGGGTGTGCTGCTGGTGCTGCTCGCCTGA
- a CDS encoding DUF6065 family protein: MSDADDITRLTAFSLGADGPAIRPAPVERAWMDATPQGFAYRCLPLAIANAWGWELLNPAGFTAVWTGDEAPAGVVVTPDDPAAAVPAVGHFGSGILTFHVPWLFRTAPEVALMVQGPVNRPKDAIAGLQGLVETGWSPFGFTMNWRFTRTDTPVRFEAGEPFAAIVPVLPALVEAMRPEIRPIASEPETERAHAAFVAGRSAFIEALDDEGSLERRAGWQKDYFRGRTPDGNAAGGPHRTKLKLAPFIRRDG, from the coding sequence ATGAGCGATGCGGACGACATCACCCGGCTGACCGCCTTTTCCCTGGGCGCCGACGGGCCGGCCATCCGGCCGGCACCGGTGGAGCGGGCATGGATGGACGCCACCCCCCAGGGCTTCGCCTATCGCTGCCTGCCGCTCGCCATCGCCAATGCCTGGGGCTGGGAACTGCTGAACCCGGCCGGCTTCACCGCGGTCTGGACGGGGGACGAGGCGCCGGCGGGGGTGGTGGTGACACCCGACGACCCCGCGGCGGCCGTGCCCGCGGTCGGGCATTTCGGATCGGGCATCCTGACCTTCCATGTCCCCTGGCTGTTCCGCACCGCGCCCGAGGTGGCGCTGATGGTGCAGGGGCCGGTCAACCGGCCCAAGGATGCCATCGCCGGCCTGCAGGGGCTGGTGGAAACCGGCTGGTCGCCCTTCGGCTTCACCATGAACTGGCGCTTCACCCGCACGGACACGCCGGTGCGGTTCGAGGCGGGGGAGCCTTTCGCCGCGATCGTGCCGGTGCTGCCGGCCCTGGTGGAGGCGATGCGCCCCGAGATCCGCCCGATCGCGAGCGAGCCCGAGACCGAGCGCGCCCACGCCGCCTTCGTCGCCGGCCGCTCGGCCTTTATCGAGGCGCTGGACGACGAGGGAAGCCTGGAGCGCCGGGCCGGCTGGCAGAAGGATTATTTCCGCGGCCGCACGCCGGACGGCAATGCCGCCGGGGGCCCCCATCGCACGAAGCTGAAACTCGCGCCCTTCATCCGCCGCGACGGATGA
- a CDS encoding sensor domain-containing diguanylate cyclase — MALLAVVLIAVLVIGLQTLIGRRAADQMAAEIGAGLAEVAQQVADRFDREIWSRSNEIRLAARNLARIGGGDEARMAGIVGGLQSTFPSVVWVGYVGADGRCLAASGRGPQIGDAFPDRDLLAAADRPLVMDTHRRTAGEDGSPGPHLLAVAAPAVAPDGRQRGTLVAWLGWDWGRDIQRDLGRALRRDRPLEILVADAAGQVIIGPEAAIGQPVPRGSAMPAATGRNGWVVADWPDLPDARQLTGHAAVIGRGDLGVVGWTVHVRLPEHVALAPVDGLRRTVLIWGLGGGLIMALAGWVAAGWIARPLRRIAQAADRIRSGDDGVEIPEVGGATEVELLSRSLRALIDRLTHSRSELDHALSAAGRDALTGLPNRRFFDEVPHLLTDRIAAHDGTLGVIFMDLDGFKAVNDVHGHAAGDQLLIAVAGRLAHAVRERDVAIRLGGDEFVVLLDLEGEDPAGQARRTAERLIALVGLPVPLGEGAAVTVGGSAGVALWPADHADPREVLELADAALYAVKRGGRGHVRLHDGAAQGFVSRNN, encoded by the coding sequence GTGGCACTGCTTGCCGTGGTGCTGATCGCCGTGCTGGTGATCGGCCTGCAGACCCTGATCGGCCGGCGCGCCGCCGACCAGATGGCGGCCGAGATCGGTGCCGGGCTGGCGGAAGTGGCGCAGCAGGTCGCCGACCGCTTCGACCGCGAGATCTGGAGCCGGTCGAACGAGATCCGGCTGGCCGCCCGTAATCTGGCCCGCATCGGTGGGGGCGACGAGGCGCGGATGGCCGGGATCGTCGGCGGCCTGCAATCGACCTTCCCCTCGGTGGTCTGGGTTGGCTATGTGGGGGCCGACGGGCGCTGCCTTGCCGCCAGCGGCCGTGGCCCGCAGATCGGCGACGCTTTTCCCGACCGGGACCTGCTGGCCGCCGCCGACCGGCCGCTGGTGATGGACACGCATCGCCGGACGGCGGGAGAAGACGGCAGCCCCGGCCCGCATCTGCTGGCGGTCGCAGCCCCTGCGGTTGCCCCCGACGGCAGGCAACGGGGGACGCTGGTCGCCTGGCTGGGCTGGGACTGGGGCCGCGACATTCAGCGCGATCTGGGCCGGGCGTTGCGTCGCGACCGGCCGCTGGAGATCCTGGTCGCCGATGCGGCCGGGCAGGTGATCATCGGCCCGGAAGCGGCGATCGGGCAGCCGGTGCCCCGGGGCTCGGCGATGCCGGCGGCGACCGGCCGCAACGGCTGGGTGGTGGCCGACTGGCCCGACCTGCCCGATGCGCGGCAGCTGACCGGTCATGCCGCGGTGATCGGCCGCGGGGACCTGGGCGTGGTGGGCTGGACGGTGCATGTCCGCCTGCCCGAGCATGTGGCGCTGGCGCCGGTGGACGGGCTGCGCCGGACCGTGCTGATCTGGGGCCTGGGCGGCGGGCTGATCATGGCGCTGGCCGGCTGGGTGGCCGCCGGCTGGATCGCCCGGCCGTTGCGGCGCATCGCCCAGGCGGCCGACCGGATCAGGTCGGGTGACGACGGGGTGGAAATCCCCGAGGTCGGCGGCGCGACCGAGGTGGAGCTGCTGTCGCGGTCGCTGCGCGCGCTGATCGACCGGCTGACCCACAGCCGCAGCGAACTGGACCATGCCCTGTCGGCGGCCGGGCGCGACGCGCTGACCGGCCTGCCCAACCGCCGCTTCTTCGACGAGGTGCCGCATCTGCTGACCGACCGGATCGCGGCACATGACGGCACGCTGGGCGTGATCTTCATGGATCTGGACGGGTTCAAGGCGGTCAACGACGTTCACGGCCATGCGGCGGGCGATCAGCTGCTGATCGCGGTGGCCGGCCGGCTGGCGCATGCGGTGCGCGAGCGTGACGTCGCCATCCGTCTGGGCGGTGACGAATTCGTCGTGCTGCTGGATCTGGAAGGCGAGGATCCGGCGGGCCAGGCCAGGCGGACCGCCGAACGGCTGATCGCCCTGGTCGGTCTGCCGGTGCCGCTGGGCGAGGGGGCCGCCGTCACCGTCGGCGGCAGTGCGGGCGTCGCCCTCTGGCCGGCGGATCATGCCGATCCGCGCGAGGTGCTGGAGCTGGCGGACGCCGCCCTCTACGCGGTCAAGCGCGGCGGGCGCGGCCATGTCCGGCTGCATGACGGGGCGGCCCAGGGTTTCGTCTCCCGGAATAACTAG